One segment of Geomonas ferrireducens DNA contains the following:
- a CDS encoding UbiX family flavin prenyltransferase — protein sequence MSKRHFVVAITGASGSVYGLRVVEELLKGGARVSVLLTAAGFTVLREECGLSWGGTAAEVQEQLRGWLGYEGDGLRYYASDDLFAPIASGSSAPDAMIVVPCSMGTLSRISCGNAGNLLERAADVMLKEGRPLVLVPRETPFNAIHLEHMLKLSRLGVRIVPAMPGFYHKPQSLEDLVDFVVGKVLDSVQVEHDLFKRWGAEA from the coding sequence GTGAGTAAGCGGCACTTCGTCGTCGCCATAACCGGTGCCTCCGGCAGTGTGTACGGGCTTAGGGTTGTCGAGGAACTGCTCAAGGGGGGTGCCCGGGTCAGCGTCCTGCTCACCGCGGCGGGGTTCACCGTCCTGCGCGAGGAGTGCGGGCTTTCCTGGGGCGGGACGGCCGCAGAGGTGCAGGAACAGTTGCGCGGCTGGCTGGGGTATGAGGGTGACGGGCTGCGTTACTACGCCAGCGATGACCTTTTCGCCCCCATCGCCAGCGGTTCCTCCGCGCCGGATGCCATGATCGTGGTGCCATGTTCCATGGGGACGCTCTCCCGCATCAGTTGCGGCAACGCGGGCAACCTGCTCGAGCGTGCCGCCGACGTGATGCTCAAGGAGGGGCGCCCGCTCGTGCTGGTACCCCGTGAGACCCCCTTCAACGCGATACACCTGGAGCACATGCTGAAGCTCTCCCGGTTGGGTGTGCGCATCGTCCCCGCGATGCCCGGCTTCTACCACAAGCCGCAAAGCCTTGAGGATCTGGTGGACTTCGTGGTGGGGAAGGTGCTGGACAGCGTGCAGGTCGAGCACGATCTCTTCAAGCGCTGGGGTGCTGAAGCATAG
- a CDS encoding DUF72 domain-containing protein, with the protein MALYVGTSGFSYAAWKGSFYPEHLAGQHMLSFYGTRFNGVEINNTFHRMPKPSLLEGWRGEVPEGFRFALKAPQSITHVRRLREVDDAVSYFFDVAGVLGERLGAVLFQIPPSLKKDVPLLHDFLSLVPPGRRVALQFRNRSWLDDEVFSLLQRNDAALCLVDSEEDEAMPDVATAGWGYLRLRRPEYGAAELGRWVDLVNRQRWRDAFVFFKHEDAAKGPMFARQFLDIVAGG; encoded by the coding sequence ATGGCTCTATACGTAGGGACCAGCGGGTTCTCGTACGCGGCATGGAAGGGGAGCTTCTACCCCGAGCACCTCGCGGGGCAACACATGCTCTCCTTTTACGGCACGCGCTTCAACGGTGTGGAGATCAACAACACCTTCCACCGGATGCCGAAACCCTCGTTGCTGGAAGGGTGGCGCGGTGAGGTACCGGAAGGGTTCCGGTTCGCGCTCAAGGCGCCGCAGAGCATCACCCACGTTCGGCGCCTGCGCGAGGTCGACGACGCGGTCTCTTATTTCTTCGACGTGGCCGGGGTGCTTGGAGAGCGGCTGGGGGCGGTGCTGTTCCAGATACCACCGAGCCTGAAGAAGGACGTCCCCCTGCTGCACGACTTTCTGTCCCTGGTCCCTCCCGGGCGCCGGGTCGCCCTGCAGTTTCGCAACCGCTCCTGGCTTGATGACGAGGTTTTCTCCCTGCTGCAGCGAAACGATGCGGCGCTATGCCTGGTGGACAGCGAGGAAGACGAAGCGATGCCTGACGTGGCGACTGCCGGGTGGGGATACCTGAGGCTACGGCGTCCGGAGTACGGCGCTGCGGAGTTGGGGCGCTGGGTAGACTTGGTCAACCGGCAGAGGTGGCGCGACGCTTTTGTCTTCTTCAAACATGAGGATGCGGCAAAGGGCCCCATGTTCGCGCGACAGTTTCTCGATATCGTTGCAGGGGGATGA
- the mqnC gene encoding cyclic dehypoxanthinyl futalosine synthase yields the protein MLKTIKDKVASGAELTREEALWCLTEGDLVAVGRIADTIRRTMHPDGCVSFVVDRNVNYTNVCESQCKFCAFYRNADSPDAYLLENGEIMAKIQELVDQGGTQLLMQGGLHPSLDVTYFEKLFREIKRRFPGVQNHSLSPAEITHVAKLSGLSIPETLARLNEAGLDSVPGGGAEILVDSVRAEISPKKIGWQGWATVMHEAAKLGMSTTATMMFGSKERIEDVVEHLFRVRDLQAEGGSFTAFIPWTYQPGNTELGGETASGVEYLKVLALSRIVLRNIKNIQASWVTQGAKMAQVALFFGANDVGGTMLEENVVAAAGCRFRMSQQQMIELIKGAGFTPVRRTTLYRELERY from the coding sequence ATGCTCAAAACCATAAAAGATAAAGTAGCCTCCGGCGCCGAACTGACCCGTGAAGAAGCCCTCTGGTGCCTCACCGAGGGGGACCTCGTTGCCGTCGGTCGCATCGCCGACACTATCCGCCGCACCATGCACCCGGATGGGTGCGTGAGCTTCGTGGTCGACCGCAACGTCAATTACACCAACGTCTGCGAGTCGCAGTGCAAGTTCTGCGCGTTCTACAGAAACGCCGACTCCCCCGACGCCTACCTGCTGGAAAACGGCGAAATCATGGCGAAGATCCAGGAACTCGTGGACCAGGGGGGCACCCAGCTCCTGATGCAGGGAGGGCTGCATCCTTCCCTCGACGTCACCTATTTCGAGAAGCTCTTCCGAGAGATCAAGCGCCGCTTCCCCGGCGTGCAGAACCACTCGCTCTCTCCCGCGGAGATCACCCATGTCGCCAAGCTCTCCGGACTCTCCATCCCCGAAACGCTCGCGCGCCTCAACGAGGCGGGGCTCGATTCCGTCCCGGGCGGCGGCGCCGAGATCCTCGTGGACAGCGTGCGCGCCGAGATCTCCCCGAAGAAGATCGGGTGGCAGGGATGGGCGACGGTGATGCACGAGGCGGCGAAACTCGGGATGTCCACCACGGCGACTATGATGTTCGGCAGCAAGGAGCGCATCGAGGACGTCGTCGAGCACCTGTTCCGGGTGCGCGACCTGCAGGCCGAAGGTGGCAGTTTCACCGCCTTCATCCCCTGGACCTATCAGCCGGGGAACACCGAGCTTGGCGGCGAGACGGCGAGCGGCGTTGAATACCTGAAGGTGCTGGCGCTCTCCCGCATCGTGCTGCGCAACATCAAAAACATCCAGGCAAGCTGGGTGACCCAGGGAGCCAAGATGGCCCAGGTCGCCCTCTTCTTCGGCGCGAATGACGTCGGGGGGACCATGCTCGAGGAGAATGTCGTCGCCGCGGCGGGATGTCGCTTCCGCATGTCGCAGCAGCAGATGATCGAACTGATCAAGGGCGCCGGCTTCACGCCGGTCCGACGCACCACCCTCTACCGGGAGCTTGAGCGCTACTAA
- a CDS encoding 4-hydroxybenzoate octaprenyltransferase, giving the protein MTIYARVRIFLEMIKFSHTIFALPFAFTGAVLAARGVPTLAQVGWIILAMVGARTAAMGLNRVIDAEIDGRNPRTAGRAIPAGLLGRGAVLFFIAISVLLMLFAARMLNPLCLYLSPVALGFILLYSYCKRFTSLAHVVLGICLAGAPLGAWIAIRGSADLPAFLLAFAVLFWVAGFDILYALQDMDFDRASGLHSIPARLGVNGSLWTSRIFHVVSCLFLIGLYSHLGLGHFFLAGVVATCGMLLYEHYLLRGGDLACLDAAFFNMNGYISVTLFFATLLDTMTAGAL; this is encoded by the coding sequence ATGACGATATACGCCAGGGTAAGAATTTTCCTGGAGATGATAAAGTTCAGCCACACCATTTTCGCGCTTCCCTTCGCCTTCACCGGTGCCGTACTGGCCGCCCGTGGGGTGCCGACGCTGGCCCAGGTGGGGTGGATCATCCTCGCCATGGTCGGGGCGCGTACCGCAGCCATGGGGCTCAACCGGGTGATCGACGCCGAGATCGACGGCAGAAACCCGCGCACCGCGGGGCGCGCCATTCCGGCGGGCCTTCTGGGGCGCGGCGCCGTGCTCTTTTTCATCGCCATTTCCGTGCTGCTCATGCTTTTTGCGGCGCGCATGCTGAACCCGCTCTGCCTCTACCTTTCACCGGTGGCACTCGGTTTCATCCTGCTCTACTCGTACTGCAAGCGCTTTACCTCGCTGGCACACGTGGTCCTGGGCATCTGCCTTGCCGGGGCACCGCTCGGTGCATGGATCGCCATTCGCGGCAGCGCCGATCTCCCCGCCTTCCTGCTTGCCTTCGCCGTGCTGTTCTGGGTGGCCGGTTTCGACATCCTCTACGCGCTGCAGGACATGGACTTCGACCGCGCAAGCGGGCTGCATTCCATTCCGGCGAGGCTAGGCGTCAACGGGTCGCTCTGGACCTCGCGCATCTTCCATGTCGTTTCCTGTCTTTTCCTGATCGGCCTTTATTCCCACCTCGGGCTCGGCCATTTCTTCCTGGCCGGTGTGGTCGCCACCTGCGGAATGCTGCTGTATGAGCATTACCTGTTGCGCGGCGGGGACCTCGCCTGTCTCGATGCCGCCTTCTTCAACATGAACGGTTACATCAGCGTGACCCTCTTTTTCGCCACGTTGCTGGACACGATGACCGCGGGTGCGCTGTGA
- a CDS encoding ribonuclease D: protein MQNRHKATNPAAADLITDQKTLDELVERLAKETVLAFDLEADSLHHYTEKVCLIQVSSEQENRLIDPLADLDVRVLAPIFANPAIKKIFHGADYDMRSLYRDFGIEVVNLFDTMIASQFLGESEFGLAALLKKRFGVELDKRYQKADWSKRPFSPEMLEYAMKDTSLLIPLYRQLEQELVGKGRLTWVEEESELVAGVRSPSREGELMCLRFKGANKMKPRELAVLEELLKFRDEKARTADVPPFRILSNDLLRELAEKQPRNNFELVGIHSMSSKLIERLGRGLLQAVAAGLAVPQDKLPQVQQSRRPVLDRIQDEKVKRLKVWREAKSAQLGLGVGLVANNTLLEALAEPGSSQNALLKRWQREAFGDELASLIS from the coding sequence TTGCAGAACAGACATAAAGCTACAAATCCCGCAGCGGCAGACCTCATCACCGACCAAAAGACCCTGGATGAACTCGTTGAGCGGCTCGCGAAAGAGACGGTTCTGGCTTTCGATCTCGAGGCTGACTCGCTGCACCACTACACCGAGAAGGTATGCTTGATCCAGGTCTCTTCCGAGCAGGAAAACCGCCTGATCGATCCGCTGGCCGACCTCGATGTGAGGGTACTTGCCCCCATTTTCGCGAACCCCGCCATTAAGAAGATCTTCCACGGCGCTGACTACGACATGCGCTCGCTGTACCGCGACTTCGGCATCGAGGTCGTAAACCTGTTCGACACCATGATCGCCAGCCAATTCCTGGGCGAGAGCGAGTTCGGCCTGGCGGCGCTGCTGAAGAAGCGTTTCGGGGTGGAGTTGGACAAGCGTTACCAGAAGGCGGACTGGAGCAAGCGTCCCTTCTCGCCGGAGATGCTGGAATACGCCATGAAGGACACCTCTCTCCTCATCCCGCTTTACCGTCAGCTCGAACAGGAACTGGTCGGCAAGGGGCGTCTCACCTGGGTGGAGGAGGAGTCGGAGCTGGTGGCCGGGGTGCGTTCTCCTTCGCGCGAGGGGGAGCTTATGTGTCTGCGCTTCAAGGGGGCCAACAAGATGAAGCCGCGCGAGCTCGCCGTCCTTGAGGAGCTCTTGAAGTTCCGCGACGAGAAGGCGCGTACCGCCGATGTCCCTCCATTCCGTATTCTGAGCAACGACCTGCTGCGCGAGCTGGCGGAGAAGCAGCCGAGGAACAACTTCGAGCTGGTCGGCATCCACAGCATGTCCTCAAAGCTTATCGAACGTCTGGGTCGCGGCCTGCTGCAGGCGGTCGCCGCCGGTCTCGCGGTGCCGCAGGATAAGCTCCCCCAGGTCCAGCAGTCGCGTCGTCCGGTGCTGGACCGGATCCAGGATGAAAAGGTGAAACGGCTCAAGGTCTGGCGCGAGGCGAAGTCGGCCCAGCTCGGGCTCGGCGTCGGTCTTGTCGCTAACAACACGCTGCTGGAGGCCCTGGCCGAGCCCGGCTCCTCGCAGAACGCGCTTTTGAAGCGCTGGCAGCGCGAGGCCTTCGGCGACGAGCTCGCTTCTCTCATTTCCTAA
- the mqnE gene encoding aminofutalosine synthase MqnE — protein MNFAAIAEKVNSGVRIDEAEALFLFEYPDLLALGELAQTVNERRNGRKVFFNVNRHINHTNICVNRCRFCAFFRRPGEKGAYLMSMDEVRARAEEALQQGATEIHVVGGLHPDLPFEFYLELLATIKAVSPDLHVKAFTAVEIAYLADLAKLTIPQTLEKLKEAGLGSLPGGGAEIFAPEIRNQLCPEKISGAEWLSIMKQVHEAGLKSNATMLYGHLESVADRVDHMRQLRELQDVTGGFQVFIPLAFQPEHSQLKIGGSGTSGVDDLRTLAVGRIYLDNFANVKAYWVMLGEKIAQVALCFGVNDLDGTVVEERIGHDAGAETPQAMSRDAIVAMIRKAGRTPVERDTLYRELRVY, from the coding sequence ATGAATTTTGCAGCGATAGCAGAAAAAGTAAATTCCGGAGTGCGCATCGACGAAGCCGAGGCGCTCTTTCTCTTTGAGTACCCCGACCTCTTGGCGCTTGGTGAACTGGCCCAGACCGTGAACGAGCGGCGCAACGGCCGCAAGGTCTTCTTCAACGTCAACCGCCACATCAACCACACCAACATCTGCGTGAACCGCTGCCGCTTCTGCGCCTTCTTCAGAAGGCCCGGCGAGAAGGGCGCCTACCTGATGTCCATGGACGAGGTGCGTGCCCGGGCCGAGGAGGCGCTGCAGCAGGGGGCTACCGAGATCCACGTAGTCGGGGGGCTGCACCCCGATCTACCCTTCGAGTTCTATCTGGAACTGCTCGCTACCATCAAGGCGGTCTCCCCCGACCTCCACGTGAAGGCCTTCACCGCGGTCGAGATCGCTTACCTTGCCGACCTTGCCAAGCTCACCATCCCGCAGACCCTCGAGAAGCTCAAAGAGGCCGGGCTCGGTTCGCTTCCCGGCGGCGGCGCCGAGATCTTCGCCCCGGAAATCCGCAACCAGCTCTGCCCCGAGAAGATTAGCGGCGCAGAGTGGCTCTCGATCATGAAACAGGTGCACGAGGCAGGGCTGAAGTCGAACGCCACCATGCTCTACGGGCACCTGGAGAGCGTTGCCGACCGCGTCGATCACATGCGTCAGTTGAGGGAGCTGCAAGACGTAACCGGCGGCTTCCAGGTTTTCATCCCGCTTGCCTTCCAGCCCGAGCACTCGCAGCTTAAGATCGGCGGAAGCGGCACGAGCGGCGTCGACGACCTGCGGACCCTGGCGGTCGGCCGCATCTATCTCGACAACTTCGCCAACGTGAAGGCCTACTGGGTCATGCTCGGAGAGAAGATCGCGCAGGTCGCGCTCTGCTTCGGCGTCAACGACCTCGACGGGACCGTGGTAGAGGAACGCATCGGCCACGATGCCGGCGCCGAGACGCCGCAGGCGATGAGCCGCGACGCTATCGTCGCCATGATCCGCAAGGCGGGGCGCACCCCGGTCGAGCGCGACACGCTCTACCGCGAACTGCGCGTTTACTAG
- the hisC gene encoding histidinol-phosphate transaminase, whose amino-acid sequence MSALRKNIADMAGYVPGFQPEDAASYIKLNTNENPYPPSPRVIEAINAEVGEGLRRYPDAASRMAREEAGRLYGFDPSWIIMANGSDEVLNNLIRAFAGEGEEVAYIHPSYSYYGTLAEIQGARVRTFGLSEAFEPQGIPERYDAKLFFLTNPNAPLGFTYSQKYIADLAGRLSGVLVVDEAYADFAEETSLELVRSLDNVVVTRTFSKSYSLAGMRLGLAIARPEVIAALNKIRDHYNLDRLAQTAAAAALSDQEYFRGCVAKIKETRAWFTAELEKIGYHVIPSSGNYVFASPPDRDGTRVYQGLYDRKILVRHFTDPKLSHGLRISIGTKEEMERTVQALVEIGPGR is encoded by the coding sequence ATGAGTGCCCTGCGAAAAAATATCGCAGATATGGCAGGCTATGTCCCCGGCTTCCAGCCCGAAGATGCGGCCTCCTACATCAAGCTCAACACGAACGAGAACCCCTATCCGCCGTCACCGCGGGTGATCGAGGCGATAAACGCCGAGGTCGGCGAGGGGCTGCGCCGCTACCCGGATGCCGCGAGCCGCATGGCCCGCGAGGAAGCCGGCAGGCTGTACGGATTCGATCCATCATGGATCATCATGGCCAACGGTTCGGATGAGGTGCTGAACAACCTGATCCGCGCCTTCGCCGGCGAGGGTGAAGAGGTCGCCTACATCCATCCCTCCTATTCTTATTACGGGACGCTTGCCGAGATCCAGGGCGCTAGGGTGCGCACCTTCGGGCTCTCCGAGGCGTTCGAGCCGCAGGGGATTCCGGAGCGCTACGACGCGAAGCTCTTTTTCCTCACCAATCCGAACGCGCCGCTTGGCTTCACCTACAGCCAGAAGTACATAGCGGATCTGGCCGGCCGGCTCTCCGGGGTACTCGTCGTGGACGAGGCGTACGCCGATTTCGCCGAGGAGACCTCGCTCGAGCTCGTGCGCTCCCTGGACAACGTCGTGGTCACCCGGACCTTCTCCAAGAGCTACTCGCTCGCCGGGATGAGGCTCGGCCTCGCCATCGCCCGTCCCGAGGTGATCGCTGCGCTCAACAAGATCCGCGACCACTACAACCTGGACCGCCTGGCCCAGACCGCCGCTGCCGCCGCGCTGAGCGATCAGGAGTATTTCCGCGGATGCGTCGCAAAGATCAAGGAGACGCGCGCCTGGTTCACCGCCGAGCTTGAAAAGATCGGCTACCACGTGATCCCTTCCAGCGGGAACTACGTCTTTGCCTCCCCCCCCGACCGAGACGGCACCCGCGTCTACCAAGGGCTCTACGACAGAAAGATCCTCGTGCGGCACTTCACCGACCCGAAGCTCAGCCACGGCCTGCGTATCAGCATCGGGACGAAAGAGGAGATGGAGCGCACCGTGCAGGCCCTGGTCGAGATCGGCCCGGGGCGGTAA
- the prmA gene encoding 50S ribosomal protein L11 methyltransferase produces the protein MTTDWAEIACDVPAEMVDTLADFLVELTGNGVGIDNMHLDTFSLDSLEDSSIKTVKGYLPLDDSLEDMRIKVEQFLATRGPEFEGYVYKPPVVTVIKNEDWANNWKVHFKPVRIGRRLVIKPTWEEYQEVAGDLVIQIDPGMAFGTGAHPTTKMCLESMERIALDHCGGVLPSPVLDVGTGSGVLSIAAALLGADAITAVDIDPEAVRVTQENLELNGVADRVAASTTDLGKLPGSYPVVVANILAEELVRLSDQLISRVAPDGWLILSGILTEKEEFVLAGFPSLTLVENPREAEWSCLTLRKPQ, from the coding sequence ATGACCACGGACTGGGCCGAAATCGCCTGCGACGTCCCCGCCGAAATGGTGGACACATTAGCGGACTTCCTCGTCGAACTGACCGGCAACGGCGTCGGCATCGACAACATGCATCTCGATACCTTTTCCCTAGATTCCCTCGAGGATAGCAGCATCAAAACCGTCAAGGGGTACCTCCCTCTCGACGACTCCCTGGAGGACATGCGCATCAAGGTGGAGCAGTTCCTCGCCACGCGCGGGCCCGAATTCGAGGGGTACGTCTACAAGCCTCCCGTCGTCACCGTCATCAAGAACGAAGACTGGGCCAACAACTGGAAGGTGCACTTCAAGCCGGTCCGTATCGGCAGGCGTCTGGTCATCAAACCGACCTGGGAGGAATACCAGGAGGTGGCAGGCGACTTGGTGATCCAGATCGACCCCGGCATGGCGTTCGGCACCGGTGCCCATCCCACGACCAAGATGTGCCTCGAGTCTATGGAGCGGATCGCCCTCGACCATTGCGGCGGCGTGCTCCCCTCCCCCGTTCTCGACGTCGGGACCGGCTCCGGCGTGCTCAGCATAGCCGCCGCCCTTCTCGGCGCCGACGCCATTACCGCCGTCGACATCGACCCCGAGGCGGTGCGCGTCACCCAGGAAAATCTCGAGCTGAACGGTGTGGCCGACCGGGTGGCCGCGTCCACCACGGACCTTGGCAAGCTCCCGGGCAGCTACCCCGTGGTGGTCGCCAACATCCTCGCCGAGGAACTCGTACGACTCTCCGACCAGCTCATCTCCCGCGTCGCTCCCGACGGATGGCTCATCCTTTCCGGTATCCTGACCGAGAAGGAAGAGTTTGTCCTTGCCGGCTTTCCCTCGCTCACCCTCGTGGAAAACCCCAGGGAGGCCGAGTGGTCCTGCCTAACCCTGAGAAAGCCCCAGTAG
- a CDS encoding response regulator transcription factor — MKILVVEDEKKVASFIKRGLEEEQYEVTTAADGEEGLKLALEKPFDLIVLDWMLPKKDGLSVLKELRERKNVTPILMLTAKDSVEDIVAGLDSGSDDYLTKPFAFAELLARVRALMRRSELDRGAEIRFADLRLDPVTHKVWRKDKEIDLTAKEYGLLEYFMRNPHQVLTRTMIAEHVWDYTFDSFTNIIDVYVNYLRKKIDRDADKKLIHTVRGVGYILKEEE, encoded by the coding sequence ATGAAAATTCTGGTGGTTGAAGACGAGAAGAAGGTTGCCAGCTTCATAAAGCGCGGGCTCGAAGAAGAGCAGTACGAAGTCACCACCGCGGCGGACGGTGAAGAGGGGCTGAAACTTGCGTTGGAGAAGCCGTTCGACCTGATCGTGCTCGACTGGATGCTCCCGAAAAAGGACGGCCTGTCCGTTCTGAAGGAGCTCAGGGAGCGGAAGAACGTCACCCCGATCCTGATGCTGACCGCAAAGGACTCCGTAGAAGATATCGTGGCTGGTCTTGATTCCGGTTCCGACGACTACCTGACCAAGCCGTTCGCGTTCGCCGAGCTGCTCGCCCGCGTCCGTGCACTGATGAGGAGGAGCGAGCTCGACCGCGGTGCCGAGATCCGTTTCGCCGACCTGCGTCTTGACCCGGTAACCCACAAGGTGTGGCGCAAGGACAAGGAGATCGACCTTACCGCGAAGGAGTACGGCCTGCTCGAGTACTTCATGCGCAACCCGCACCAGGTGCTCACCAGGACCATGATCGCCGAGCACGTCTGGGACTACACCTTCGACAGCTTCACCAACATCATCGACGTCTACGTGAACTACCTGCGTAAGAAGATCGACCGCGACGCCGACAAGAAGCTCATCCACACCGTGAGGGGGGTAGGCTACATCCTCAAAGAAGAAGAATAA
- a CDS encoding 16S rRNA (uracil(1498)-N(3))-methyltransferase, translating into MRSFFLGDNAISDGEAVVTGELYRHMARVLRLKEGAEVELIDAGGVRHCGTIAEVGAKTLTVRIAASAAPAVEDPALSITLYQGLPKGEKLDLILQKCTELGISEVVTFDGARSIVKFRGEKTAGKLARFEKIVQEAARQSGRSAAPRVAIGGNLKEVLKESRQDVKLLLWEGEDENTLRETLAHHTEPKSVAIVVGPEGGLSPEEVQEALACGFTPVTLGKRILRTETAGLAMVSILQFHWGDIR; encoded by the coding sequence ATGCGCAGCTTTTTCCTGGGCGACAACGCCATCAGTGACGGTGAAGCCGTCGTCACCGGTGAGCTCTACCGGCACATGGCCCGCGTGCTGCGGCTCAAAGAAGGGGCCGAGGTTGAGCTCATCGACGCCGGCGGGGTGAGGCACTGCGGCACTATCGCGGAGGTGGGGGCAAAAACCCTCACCGTCCGCATCGCCGCAAGCGCCGCACCTGCTGTAGAAGACCCCGCACTCAGCATCACCCTCTACCAGGGGCTCCCGAAGGGGGAGAAGCTGGACCTCATCCTACAAAAGTGCACCGAACTCGGCATATCCGAGGTGGTCACCTTCGACGGTGCGCGCTCCATCGTTAAATTCCGCGGTGAGAAGACGGCAGGAAAACTTGCGCGTTTCGAGAAGATCGTGCAGGAAGCGGCCCGGCAGTCGGGGCGGAGTGCCGCGCCAAGGGTCGCGATAGGCGGGAATCTGAAGGAAGTGCTCAAGGAATCGCGGCAGGATGTGAAGCTGCTCTTGTGGGAAGGGGAGGACGAAAACACGCTGCGGGAAACGCTGGCCCATCACACGGAGCCAAAGAGCGTGGCGATCGTCGTTGGCCCGGAGGGAGGCTTGAGCCCAGAGGAAGTACAGGAGGCGCTGGCCTGCGGTTTCACCCCGGTCACCCTCGGCAAGCGGATCCTGCGCACCGAGACCGCGGGGCTTGCCATGGTCTCAATCCTGCAGTTCCACTGGGGCGACATCAGGTAG
- a CDS encoding pyruvate, water dikinase regulatory protein — MYHVYLLSDATGETVERVARAALTQFKDVDVRLRRVGQIRNQEDILKALDEVAKTPGIIFYTLVNTELAQFVRNECEARQLDAVDLITPLLFKLAEFLEMRPQKLPGLQYEMNSEYYRRMEAVDFTVKQDDGQEPRNLHKADIVLVGVSRSSKTPLSMYLAHKGYKVANVPIIQGIDPPPELEEVEPERVVGLIISTQRLVDIRSARLRNLRQSPRGSYADFRLVEEELAYCRRFYRDHPAWLVIDVTNKSVEESAAEILSRLHGDIRHD; from the coding sequence ATGTATCACGTCTATTTACTTTCGGATGCAACGGGTGAGACGGTGGAGAGGGTGGCGCGGGCCGCGCTGACCCAATTCAAGGACGTGGACGTCCGGCTGCGCCGGGTCGGGCAGATAAGGAACCAGGAAGACATCCTGAAGGCTCTGGACGAGGTCGCCAAGACCCCCGGCATAATCTTCTACACCCTGGTCAACACGGAACTGGCGCAGTTCGTACGAAACGAATGCGAGGCAAGGCAGCTCGATGCGGTGGACCTCATCACGCCGCTTCTCTTCAAGCTTGCCGAGTTTCTGGAAATGAGGCCGCAGAAGCTTCCCGGCCTGCAGTACGAGATGAACTCGGAGTACTACCGCCGCATGGAGGCGGTTGATTTCACGGTAAAGCAGGATGACGGCCAGGAGCCGCGCAACCTGCACAAGGCCGACATCGTTCTGGTCGGGGTGTCCCGCTCCTCCAAAACGCCACTTTCCATGTACCTGGCGCACAAGGGGTACAAAGTGGCGAACGTCCCGATCATACAGGGGATCGACCCGCCGCCGGAGCTGGAAGAAGTTGAGCCGGAGCGGGTGGTTGGCCTTATCATCAGCACCCAGCGGCTGGTAGACATCCGTTCGGCGCGCCTGAGAAACCTCAGGCAGAGCCCGCGCGGCAGTTACGCGGATTTCAGGCTGGTCGAAGAGGAGCTGGCGTACTGCCGGCGCTTTTACCGGGACCACCCCGCATGGCTGGTCATCGATGTAACCAACAAATCCGTTGAGGAGTCCGCGGCAGAGATCCTGAGCCGGCTCCATGGTGATATCAGGCACGATTAG